GAGTACAGCCAGAACGACGCGGAGCTTGAGTGACGCCAGAGTTTTGGTCTGAACGGAACGAATTTGCGCTTCTACGAGCGCAGGGTAGTGGCTGTACCAACGTGATCTACTGACAGGATGCCGGAGTGCCCAGCCTGTCAAAGCACACACACTGTCAAAAATGGGAAGGCCAAAAATGGCACCCAGACCTACTTATGTAAGGGTTGTGGCCGTCGTTTCCACCCGGAGGCCCGCCCTATAGCGCACAGTGAAGCGACCCGGCAACAAATTCTTGATGCTGTCCACGAGCGGATGAGTCTGAGAGGAGTACAGCGCGTCTTTGGTGTTCACCGCAACACCGTGATCCGGTGGATAAAAAAGGGGCCCGTGAAGTGATGCAGACTGGTACAGTCTGCATGACACCTCCAGAAGAAGTGGTCATTGAGCTGGATGAAATGTGGACCTTCGTTGCCAAGAAAAAACAGACGAGGTGGATCTGGATTGCCCTGGAGCGCAGCACCCGCAGGGTGCTGGCCTGGGTATTGGGTGACCGCAGTGAGCAAACAGCGTTCAAGCTCTGGGAACGCTTACCATTGTCCCTTGAGCAGCGACTGAAAGGGACGTTTTGCACCGATCTGTGGCGAGCCTACGATGAACCGCTCTTGGGGGTAAAGCGGCTAACCCGGAAGGGAGAAACGAATCATGTCGAACGATTGAACTGCACGCTGAGACAGCGGCTGGGTCGGCTTGTTCGTAAGTCGTTGTCTTTCTCGAAGACGGACGAAATGCTCGAAGCCAGCCTGACTCTGGCCTTCCACCGATACAACTTGTCACGTTGATGCAGCCACTACCCGAGCGCAGAGAAGACCGTTTCAATGCGTTTGCGAATTCTGGGATGGCGAGATTCTCGCCATCCCGTGTCGTATTTGGTGTTCTTCTTGGGTGGATACACGTAGCCTAGACAGCAATAGCCTTTGTCGCCAATGATGGTTGGGCCTTCAAACTCTGGCCACCTGAGATTCAGCTCGTAACTCACCGTAACGTCGTGGAGGTTTGCAGGTCGGATGACGTACTGAACGATTTGT
This region of Deinococcus sp. Marseille-Q6407 genomic DNA includes:
- a CDS encoding IS1 family transposase (programmed frameshift) — protein: MPECPACQSTHTVKNGKAKNGTQTYLCKGCGRRFHPEARPIAHSEATRQQILDAVHERMSLRGVQRVFGVHRNTVIRWNKKGAREVMQTGTVCMTPPEEVVIELDEMWTFVAKKKQTRWIWIALERSTRRVLAWVLGDRSEQTAFKLWERLPLSLEQRLKGTFCTDLWRAYDEPLLGVKRLTRKGETNHVERLNCTLRQRLGRLVRKSLSFSKTDEMLEASLTLAFHRYNLSR